In Aspergillus oryzae RIB40 DNA, chromosome 6, one genomic interval encodes:
- a CDS encoding uncharacterized protein (predicted protein) — MLTASGHTMSGIGWTAYGARVGQSQGSDLYSLGDGLLLRAAEYAAKYNLNHTVFYDPQWYRCEAVLVNGPWTNISEANRGVTNKNPMWDILFYEYVVTRGNDGPWTTAAKEAQGFAGGVSSNDHPSWGDLIWAR, encoded by the coding sequence ATGCTGACAGCATCAGGCCACACCATGTCGGGCATCGGGTGGACGGCGTACGGCGCTCGTGTCGGGCAAAGCCAAGGCAGCGATCTTTATAGTCTTGGGGATGGATTGTTACTCCGAGCAGCCGAGTACGCCGCGAAGTATAATCTGAACCACACCGTCTTTTATGACCCCCAATGGTACCGGTGTGAAGCAGTGCTGGTGAACGGCCCCTGGACGAACATATCCGAGGCCAATCGTGGAGTCACAAACAAGAACCCCATGTGGGACATTTTATTTTATGAATATGTGGTAACGCGGGGAAATGACGGGCCCTGGACCACAGCAGCAAAGGAAGCCCAAGGGTTCGCCGGTGGAGTCTCCTCCAACGACCACCCTAGTTGGGGAGATCTGATCTGGGCACGGTAA
- a CDS encoding serine hydrolase domain-containing protein (beta-lactamase class C and other penicillin binding proteins) — MTGLIDKDQFPTLVVLWKSLLSSSWPGNEIYNKIAGYNSLSADAVPLDESPVLKLASATKLITSIALLQCIEKGLITLDSPLTEILPEFADIQILTNVSGSDFTFKPSKTAITARHLLAHTSGLGYPFTNRLLGLRAQARKTLKPSLRVTEKYRYPLVFEPGTGWLYGCSLDWAGVVVSRLHDGISLEEYMIDNIWKKVGLSAPFPRFNISTHREYNARIMHGAVQTSDGRLEPCDSWAFDNPEDQEGGSGLSSTAKDYLAVLADLISESPKLLKPETITEMFTPQLVPGSASVEMLLELRAAWGTVAGPVADDAVNHGLGGVLFTGPVAEIGQPANVLAWGGATNIVWWVSRELGVAGFFATQQAPFGNPTVTKLVNAWKKDFWMGFNRADHV; from the coding sequence GAAATGAAATCTACAATAAAATAGCTGGCTACAACTCCCTCTCCGCGGATGCCGTACCCCTAGACGAATCCCCCGTCCTCAAACTCGCCAGCGCCACCAAACTCATCACCAGCATCGCACTCCTCCAATGCATCGAAAAAGGCCTCATCACCCTCGACTCACCCCTCACCGAGATCCTCCCCGAATTCGCCGACATCCAAATCCTAACCAACGTCTCGGGATCGGACTTCACCTTCAAGCCGAGCAAAACCGCAATCACGGCGCGACATCTTCTGGCACATACTTCGGGGTTGGGATATCCGTTTACGAATCGACTACTAGGTCTGAGGGCACAGGCTAGAAAAACTCTTAAGCCTTCGCTCCGTGTTACAGAGAAATATAGGTATCCGTTAGTCTTCGAACCGGGGACTGGGTGGTTATATGGCTGTAGCCTCGACTGGGCTGGGGTGGTTGTCAGTCGATTACACGATGGAATATCCTTAGAAGAGTATATGATAGACAacatctggaagaaagtaGGCCTTTCAGCCCCCTTCCCGCGATTCAATATATCAACCCATCGCGAATACAACGCCCGGATCATGCACGGCGCCGTCCAAACTAGCGACGGACGACTGGAACCCTGCGATAGCTGGGCATTCGATAACCCCGAAGACCAAGAGGGTGGTAGCGGTCTCTCCTCCACGGCGAAAGACTATCTGGCCGTGCTGGCAGATTTGATCTCGGAGTCCCCGAAACTGTTGAAACCGGAGACTATCACGGAAATGTTTACGCCGCAGCTTGTGCCTGGTTCGGCCAGTGTGGAAATGCTCTTGGAGTTAAGGGCTGCCTGGGGGACTGTTGCTGGGCCTGTGGCAGATGATGCTGTGAATCATGGGTTGGGTGGTGTGTTGTTTACTGGACCGGTGGCTGAGATAGGGCAGCCCGCAAATGTGCTGGCCTGGGGTGGGGCGACGAATATTGTGTGGTGGGTGAGTCGAGAGTTGGGCGTTGCGGGCTTTTTCGCGACGCAGCAGGCTCCGTTTGGGAATCCGACGGTTACGAAGCTTGTTAATGCTTGGAAGAAGGATTTTTGGATGGGGTTTAACCGGGCGGATCATGTCTAG